TGGCTAAATCATACTAAGAAAATCGAAGTTTAACACAGTCAAAGTTTGATTTTCAAAGGGTATCAATGTTTCCTAAGATGAAATGAAGCAGGGTATGAGGCAAGGTCAGAATACTGTATACCAAGAGATTCTTCACTTTGAAAAAGTTTCCTTTTTAGTAATACGGATAAGGACAGACATAAAAAACAGTCTAAAGGCCACTTCTTCAAAAACACCTGCCCGCACAACATTGAGAAAGACTGAAAAACTGAAAGAGGGTCGACAGGCTAATGGGGACTCTTGCCAAAATGAGGTTGAAAATCCCCAGCACCAGATCCAGCAAGAAACTGAAACAAGAGCAAAAGCTATTTTCCCCACCTCTCTGCCCAAAAGAGTTTTCGGAAATGTTCCTTTTCTTGGATCAGAAGATAGGATTTTTAAAGAAAAGACTGGTCAAAAACCAAAAGAAGACAAGAAAAATAAGAACCAGATTTAACTGAAGATAGGCTTTACTGCTGCATTTCATGACAGTAACTCCTTTCGGAGGAAACAAAGACTAGACTTGTTCGGAAACTAATTTTCTTCAAAATTAATTCGGTCCGTAAATCAAATCGTTTTCTGCGGTTTCTAACGGTCCCATTTTATGACCGAATGCTTTTTTAAAAATGTTATCAATCTGTTTAGGCTCGGCTACACCTTCATATACTAGAAAAGCCGCTTCATTCATAAATAAATGTGACAATCGGTTAGATACAAAACCTGCACTGTCATGAATGGCTTCAAACTCAATTCCAACATGAGTTAATAATTCAAAAACTTTCTCTTGTGTATCCTTTGATGTTTGGCAGCCCAAAATAACTTCCGCAAAGTTTTTTACTGGAACTGGATTCATAAAGTGAACGCCAATTACCTTATCTGATCTTTTGGTATAAGAACCTAACCTTGTAATCGGTATACATGAAGTATTTGCTAAGTAAATACAATTTCCAGCAACCACTTCGTCTACTTGTTTATAAACCGATTTTTTGGCTTCTTCTTGTTCAACAATATTTTCAACTATAAAATCAACCATTTTGAAATCTGAATAGTCTCTTGCCACTTTAATATTTGCTATAATATCATCTTCATTCAAGGTTTTATCAAACATTTTTTTCATTTTTATACTTCTTGTAATGTCGGAAATCACCTTGCTTGCTACTTTATCATCATTATCAAGGATAATGACTTGATAACCATAGTTAGCAAAACGCTCCGCAACGCCTTTTCCCATTACACCTGCACCTATAATTCCTATTTTCGGCTTCATTCTTATCGCCTCCTGTCTATTTAAATCTCTATCTCAGACATAATGTCATTAATCTTATTTTTTCTATTAATAATGGACATCTGTGATTTATCCCACGGTCCGAGAAACTCTTTTTGGTAGATGACTCCATCTAGTAAAAACCAGACTTGATTAGCCTTTGCAGCTACTAAGGGGTCATGCGTAACAAGCATGATAGTACTTCCTTTATGATTAATGTCAACAAATAAATCCATGATTTCTTCTGAAGACTTAGAGTTTAGTGACCCCGTGGGTTCATCCGCAAAAACTAGTTTAGGATCATTCATAAAACTACGGCATATACTAACTCTTTGTGCTTGCCCGCCAGATAAAGACATCGTATTCCTATCTGCTAACTCAATAATTCCAGTTAGTTTCATCAATTCATTTGCTTTATCAGCAATAGTCGCATCTACCTGCTTATTGAGTACAGAAGCTGCTAATATGATGTTTTCTCTTACTGTTAAAGAATTGATTAAATGCGGTTGTTGGAAAACGTAGCCAAATTTACGCAATCTTATATTTGCCAGTTCTACCTGACTTAATTCACCGATATTTTTTTCTTCAAGAATGACATCACCGCTTGAAGGCTGATCCATACCGCTAATATTATAGAGTAATGTTGACTTTCCTGAACCAGAAGGTCCCATAATTGCTATAAAATCTGCTTCTTCAACATCAAAACTGATATCATTAAGAACATTTGTTATCTTTTGCTTGCCATCATCAAACTGTTTCCTTAATTTTTTAACACTTAATATTGTTCTCATTATTATCTTCCTTTACACTATTTTTGAGTAAGTTTTATGCCATTTAGCAGATTGCTAGATAGATATATAGTAACTATCGCTACAACTAAAATACTTATTGGGAACAAACCATAAACGATAAACGGATTGCTGATAAAGACTATCTGAGGAGCTCCCAAAGATGATGCAAATACACTTACTAAAGGCTGCCCTGCTATAAGTACCAAGACAGAACCAATGATTAATCCAATAATCAGCGGAATGATTATACGTGTTCTGTACTGAGATCTGATATCATTGTTTTTATAACCAAGAGCTTTCATAACAGCAATATCTGCTTTGTATCTGACAATCAAAGTTCTCATAAATATAGTAATTGTCAATATAGTAACCAAAATTGCAATGATGATAGTTATCATGGTAATTAGACTAAACTGTGCAATGATATCCCCCATGCTTTGATTAACATATTCAGAAATATCTGTTACTTTTCCAGCCTGAAAATCAGATTTTAATTTGTCTTCTACTGACTGTTTTTTCTTTTCTGATGAAACGTTAACGTTAACAACACTTCTGCTGACATTGGCATTTGAAATGCTGCCAATAGACTTAGCACTTTTCCCGCCGTTTGTAATATCTTGATAGATACCACTTACTTTATAAGTGTATGTGTGATCTGATATTGTGAAAGTAATCTTATCACCAACTTTAACGCCTAAATCGTTGGCTAGCAAGTAGGAGACCGCTACTTGATTTGTCTCTTTCGGAAGGCTTCCCGTTATACAAGATAAAGAGAAAATTGAATAATCACCCGTTTCAAAATTTACTGTTACTGGTTTGCCATCAGAGTTGTCAGTTTTAGCCAAGTAAGTATTGAAAATTTGATAATCAGTAATATTATCATCATTAGCAAGAGCTGACTTTACAGCGTTCTCAGCAACCCCACCTTGCTGAAAATCAACTCTGAGATCAGATGAAGCTACTCCCATATAAGACGTAAACTGATTTGATTTAAAAGTGCTCGTAATCTGAACAGGTAGTAAAACTAGAAAAGCTAGAGACGTAAAGATAAGAAGAAGAACAATATAAGGCTTCTTATAACTTAGCAGGTATTTAATGCCTAGTTTAAAATTAGCCCAAGCACCGCCTCTTCCAAATAATGAAGGACGCTTGATGACTTTATCGCTGGAAATTTCATTATTATCTTGCAGCGCTTTGATAGTATTAACTTTCTCAATTCTTTTGATACTCTTTTGGCATAATAGAACAATAGCGCAGCCTATACAGGCAATCGCTAATATTTGGAGACCATAATCAACAATTCCTTTATCGGCAACACCCATATATAGTTCAAGGTTCTGTTCTACTACCGGAGTTAATTTGAAAGATACCAGATATCCGATGGTACAGCCAATCACAGTAATTAATGAGTACTTGATGAAGTAAATACTCTCTATATACTTATTAGGAATTCCCAATCCTTGCATGATAGCGATATCCATATAGTCCTGATTGATACTCGATAGCATCGCAAATCTCACACAAAGCACTGAGATAATAACCAGGAATACTACAACTACTATCAGCAGGGAGGCTGTCAGTATATCTGTCAGAGCATTTAAAAGTTTCATCTCGGAATACGTAATAGTGGCCCCACTGGAAGGCAATTTTGCGTCCCGATAAGCTGTTTCAACAGCATCAATATCATTCGTATCTTTTATACGAAACTCTATTAAATATTCTAACGTTCCAGTCTTACGGGCCACTTGGTTCCAGTCCTTCCGATTGACCAATATACGCTTTGATGAGACAAACGAGGAATTCATCTCAGAATCCTTAACAAAATCTGCGATTTTAAAGGTAATATAGTCACTTCCGACTTTTATCTTAATGGGATCTCCAATTCTAAGATTGTATTTAATCTTATAATATACTGGAACAAGCGCTTGACCTTCTTTAACAGAAGCGATGTTGTTTTTTGAATTTAGCAGAAAATCGAATTGACTGTTCTGTGCCACCAAGGCGCAATCTATGACACTTTTGCTTTCACTACTTCCATCACTATTAATGTACAAATCTTCGCCAGCAATATTTAACATATTAACAATCTCATATTTTTCAACAGAGTTATTATTTTTGGCAAATTCCTTGACAGCATTCGCATCTAAATTTCCAGAATGCATTTGCAAGAGATGTGAAGTCTTTGCTGTCGCACTAAATGTATTAAGTGAGTTATTTAGTGAATATAAAAGATTTGTTGCTGATGCAAATAGTCCAGAAGCCATTGCAATGAAAACAATCAGTGTGATGCAGATAATTTTACCTTTTCGTAGTTCCTTCCAGATAATTCTTCTTTTCATATATCTTTTAGTCCTCCACATTATAGTCAAGGCAGTTTGTTTCCATCTGTTTTAAACTCTTACCGCTTTTAAGAAGCGGGCTTAGAATAACCATGGAAATACCGCAAATCACAAGCATCAGCGCAATTCCTCTTTCAGATCCTGTTCCTAGGATTTTCCCGACTGAATCCGCTAAAGCTCCATTTTTATATAATAAAGGATTAAAAACGTAGTCTGCCAACACTCCAGAAATAGCATATGCAATAATATAGCCAAGCTGAGAAATAAAGGAAATTAATCCCCAAGCTCTCCCTTGAGTATCTTTACTGATATTACATCTCATTAATACATCTAGACATACATTTGAGACAGGAATTGTTAAAAAGAACAGAAAAGCAATAACAGCTATCCATATGATGTTCGTCGTGCAGCCAATAACAGCTATCGTGATGCCCATGAATAAAAATGATAATGAAAGGGCCTTAAGGTAATTCTTTTTGATTCCCTTCACACCTAGCACCAAGCTTGAAATGAGCATTCCAATGGCACTGAGAGATAGTATGACACCTAGTGTAGAAGAATCAGTTAGTTCCAATAACATGGGTTTTATCATCGTCTCTATAATACCTACATAAAATGTAATTACAATAGACAAGATTAGCAGTAATTTTATTCCTTTAGTCTGAGTCAATTCTTTATAACCTTCAACAATGTCTTTTATAACTTGCACTTTTGAATCTTTAATTTTTTGGCATTCATTCATCACCTTGCCTGAATAGGCTACGGTAAATAAGGTTGTAAAGAAAGTACACATATCTATTATTAATATTAGATAAATACCAAAAATTTGATAAATCAAACCGGCAAATATCGGTGATAGGAGAAATTTAGCCGATGATGCTAGCTGAACAAGTCCGCCAGCTTTGGAGTATTCTTCTGGTGTCAGTAAATCTGTCACGACTGCTTTATAGGCTGGATCAAGTATAGCCGCAAAACATGAACTCAGAAATACCCAGATACAGACTGCAGGAATATTATTTATTCCCATGCTAATCATTATAAACATGCCTCCTAAGCACATAGCAGAAAAGAAATCTCCTATTAACATTAATTTAGCCCTGCTAAACTTATCAGCAATTGTTCCCGAAATAGGAGTAAAGAAAACTAAGGGAAAGAATGCACATAAAGTGACTAAGGAACAGGATAAAGCACTGCCTGTTTTTTCAAAGACGTAAACATTCAAGCCAAAAGAAGTAAGTCCGCTTCCGATACTGGAAATTAATTGTCCTACCCATATTACTAAAAAATACTTAAATCTACTTTTACTGATCATTTTCTTCCTCCGAATTTAAATCTAAAAAACTCACTATTTTGTCGGCTACTACCTCTTTATACTTTTTCAAATACATATGCCCTGCATCAGCAGGCATCATGTAAAAACTTATTTTCGAATCAAGATAATCCTTCCACTTCAAAATAGTTTGACATGAAGTTAGACTGTCTTTATGGCACATGATGAAAAAGGTAGGAATATCAATTTTCTGTACTTCAATTTCTGATATTTCTTCAAGAATCTTATAGTCAGCCCTCAGTATTGACGCAAAGTAATCCACTAATTCCTGATTGTCTGTCAATTCTTTTGGCATGGTTCCGATTCTCTTGATTTCTTTGAAGATAATCTCATTTTCCTTATCCGACAATCGTTTGTTTTTCATATGATCCGGCGCTGCCGCTGCTGAAAATATCAATTTCTTCGGAGTCAACTCAGGATTTTTCTCTGCTATTTTCTTAGCCAAAAAATATGCAATTGTTCCACCCATACTATGACCAAAAAGTATACTATCTTTTTTCAAAATAGTGATGAGGTTTTTATAGTATAAATCAATCAGCTGGACAGAATTATCGCAAAGTGCATAATCAGATCCTACATGTCCCGGCGGAAAAGCAACTCTAATATCAACAGGGATTTTCGCACAGATTTCATTAGCTAGGGACATGACAGAGGTCCCACTTCCTCCTAAATAAGGAAACATAATAATTTGAATTGGACATTTGCTTTCACCGATTGCATAAAACATCTCACTCATGGAAGTCTCCTTTAATTTTCAAGAAAATCTGGGAAAAGACACAGGGCATAGGTATTTAAATCTTTATTTTTAACAAGTCGATAGTAGAGGTACATTCCGATAACAATGATAAGAAAAAATCCTATTTCTAAAATCTGCACTCCCATTATAAAATTATAAAATTGAAGTTTACTGCCTGATGCAACCAACCAAAAGCAGAAAACAAAGAATAGTACATTGCCACGTGTCTGATTCATAACAAATGCGATAAAAACAGAAAACAGCATTAATTGAAGTACATAAAATGGATAGGCTGTTACCGTTTCAAAGGAAGAAAGGGCATAACCCGGAAGAACAAATAAACCAAATATAAAACCAGTCATTAATTCTCCTTTAATACTAGAATAGTATTGTTTTTGCATATAGGGCTTTCAGATTATCCTTTCTTTTGGAACTGTTTTCAAAACCCAAACAAATTACTTAACATACTTTGCCGTAAAAATACAGTCTGTAGTTCTTTGCTCATTTAGCTTTGATTTTTTGAGTTTAAAATCTCTTTTGTTTAAACTTTTAGAAGATTCTTTAACAGGAACTCATCTGTAGTGTACTTATTCTTTCAAAAGAGAATAAGGATTGATTTTTCTTATTGGTCTTGCAAGAATAACGCTGATAATAAAATTAATGATAATAAGCATAAAAGCAAAAGCTAATAAGACAGCCAATGATACTTCAAAATGATTCTTATTAGCTCCTAGCATGCTCCAAACTGCATTATTCATTATCGGCACCAGATTAAGATCAATTATTGCAGAAAAGATTGCCGCTATTGAAATAATAGGAGTAAAACTAAGAGCTAATTGCAAGATGAGCTGTCTATTTGACCAACCTAAGGCTTTATAAATACCAAATTCCTGTTTTCGAGTAGTAATTAGAGCATTGATAATGATGTACATCACTAATAATATGACCAAAGCTGCGATAATGAAAATGATGACAGTGACTGACGAAACAATACCACCATACATTTTGCTGCTATTTGCTAAGAGCTGTTCATAGTTAACCGACGTCATATTTGGAAATTTCTCTTTGTATTTTTTAATCAGATCTTTCGCCGATGTCCCTTTTTTCAGATAAACATTAAGGCTTTTTGGCGTCGTTTGACTAATTTTTTGATATCCAACATCAGTTAGCTCACAAACGATTCCTTGGTTGTTTATACTTTGAATGTAGCCTGTCACAGTATAGTTATAACTCCGGTTATCATTGGTAATTTTTATCTTACTGCCAATTTTATATTGCTTAGACAGAGCACTTCCAACGGCAACTTCATCGCTTTTTACGGGGTTTTTACCTTTATATACTATATTATTGTTAACACGTGAAAAGTCTTCAGATACAAAAGAAGTTATAGCACCATTTGCATAATTTAAGGAAACAGAAGTATAACCCAAAACCTTTTTAACCTTATCATTATTTTGGAGAGTGGTTTTCAGTTGCTTTAGATCATCTTGGTTGTTAACGGTAAAGATTGCAGATGGCATCTCATCTGAAATAGTTTTTAAAAAATTGTCAGGTTTAAAATTGACATTATAAAGCAAGGTTCCCGAAAAGGCCAATAAGGTCATAATGCCAAAAGTCAGTATGAAAAGCAATACATTTTGCCCTAATGATGCAAAAATTTGTTTCAATATAAGTGAAAATTTAGCACTGAATTTAGACGTTGCCAATGGGAAATGATTTTTAGTTGTGCGTTTGTGATCAATTCCTCTGATAGCATTAATAGGCTCTAGCCTGCGAATTTTTCTAGCACAAAAATAAGTGCAAACTCCGGTGACTATAATCATAATACCTGTGCTGAGTAAAATAGCAGACCAATCAAAAACGGGTGTAAAGGAAAAGCCTGATTGGGTTGCCAAGAAATCAGCAATTGATGGCAGAACGGTATAAGAAATGAGAGTTCCAGCTATGCTGGCAAAGGCTGCTGTCAATATATAAGGGATAATTTCTGACATGATAATATTTGAACTGGTATATCCCGTGGCTTTTAAGACCCCCATATTAATCAGTTCATTTTCGATATGATTTCGAATTCGGAAACTGCTTAGAAATAAGCTAATTAAAAAGATAATAGATGCAATAACAATAAAAATAGCAATTAAAAGATTGGAAATCATAGACCGCGCTTGTTTGGTGGTTTTGCGATTATTGATAGTCAGCAGTGCTATTTTCTTGTCAGCAAGTAGTGAACTGATACGTTTTTTTACAGTATCTAGATTAGCATTATTTTTTAATTTTACGGAATATTCAGCAACAAGATCGGATCTGTGTTTTGAAACTAGTGTTTTATAAGTCTTCTTTGATAAGTAAGCGCCAATTAGATTTGTACCATAGTTCCCATACTCCATTTCGCTGACAGTGCCACCAACAGAAAAGGAATAGTTTCGCTTACCTATAGAATAAGTCATCGTATTACCGGTAGAGAATCCTCCCAGCTTTGATACATATTCTGGGATATAAATAGTCTCTTTAGAATTTTTAACAGTATTGGATACATTCAGCAGATTGATATCTCTTTTGTCAGTAATCCTGTAAAAAACAGTGTTCATTTCAAAGTTCGTTCCGGCAAAGTCATGAATTGTTGCTTTTGAATATAGGCCTTCATGCCTTTCTGTGAGAATAATATCCTTTAAATTGTCTATTTCGTTTAACAGATTGTCATGATCCTGCGCAAGTGGAATAAGAATGTTGATATCTGCAGTTTTGAGCTTTTTGAATTGCTTATCATAAGCATCCGAATTTTGAGAATTAAGAACAAGGGCAATATTGATGATAAATGCTGCAATAAATAGCATAATCCCGAAAGAAACATATTGTTTTTTATGTTTCCTAAGATTTTGAATAGCAAGTCTCATTTTACCACCCCATTTCTAAGAGAAATGTTTCAAATGTTGCTTTACGCTTAAGCGGGGCAGTATGATCATCAAGATTGCATTCACCAGATATTTGACCATCTTTTACATAAACAATGCGGTTCCCTCGAAGAGCAGACTCTTTATCATGTGTAACCATGACAATACTCTGCCCTCTATTGTGCAGTGAAGAAAAAACATCAAGTACAGCTTTTGAATTGGCGGAATTTAAAGCCCCTGTTGGTTCATCTGCAAATAGTACATTAGGAGTATTAATGACTGCTCGAACAATGCCGGCTCGCTGTGCTTCACCACCCGAAATTAAAGATGGCAGCTTTTCTTGTGTCTGTTTAGGGAGATTAACCAGTGAAAAAAGTTCTTCGGCCCTCTTAACAACCTCTTTGCGGTGTTTACTTGTCAGTATTCCAGCCGTAATGACATTATCCATCAGACTTAATTGATTCATTAAATAGATTTGCTGAAAGACAAACCCACATTGTTTCCTTCGAAATTTAGCAAGTTGATCGCTTGTTAATTGTGTTATATCCTCACCATCAAACATAATTTGTCCGGAATCTGGTTTATCCATACCTGAAAGAGAGTACATTAGAGTAGATTTACCTGCTCCTGAGGATCCCATAATAACTGTAAAATCACCTTTATAGATATTAATATCTAAGTCGGAATAGATTGTTTGCATACTATCGCCTTTCCCAAAACATTTTTTTAAATGGCGAGCTGAGATAATAGTTTGTTTATCCATAATAAGAACCTACCTTTAATTTATAATAGCTTTTTGAGTATAACATTATATTAAGATGTAAACTGTCAAAATTTATTGACTTTACTAATATTTTTCGCTACTTTCCGTTACATTTTGTGCTTTTAAGTGATGTAATAGAATGCAAGGTAAGTGATGAAATTAAAATATTATGAAAGATGACAAAGAGCAAAATGTCGTTGTATTAGGCGTTTTAAAGCATTTGCTACGTAACATAGCGGCAATTTAAAATGACAATAACGTTTTGCTTTTTTATAATAATCGTCCTATCTGCTAAAATTCTCTTCAAGTTTAGGAGGTTAATGTTAATATTGCAAAAGCAATATAAAAATGAAGGTCATGACATAACCATAACGATATAGTTTAGTTATGATGAGCTTTTTTCAATACAACGATTAGAATATAGATAAATCTATTTTTCAAGGTAAAAAATTTTTTAGCGCTGCAGATTTCAGGTTTATTACTTTTTATCATCGAGCAAAGTGAGCCCTAAACGAGACTTCCCGTCATGAAAAAAGTGGTAGAAACGTTAATGTTCCTGCCACTCGGAAGATTTGAGACCTTATACTTAACATGGAATTCCCTAGACATTTGAAATCATTGCATTTTTTAGCAAACCTTGTTATAGTTTAACTATAAACTATACCTTAAAGGGAAGGTCAAGCTATTTGTGAAAAAAACGCAACAGTTATTAACAATTGGACAACTGGCTAAGTTTTCAGGTCTTCATGTCAAAGCATTACGTTATTATGAAAAAATCGGAATTTTAAATCCGACTGCTATAGATAAACAAAATGGTTATCGCTATTATTCTTATGCTCACATTCCTTATGTGAACAT
This region of Streptococcus mutans genomic DNA includes:
- a CDS encoding 3-hydroxyacyl-CoA dehydrogenase family protein, which produces MKPKIGIIGAGVMGKGVAERFANYGYQVIILDNDDKVASKVISDITRSIKMKKMFDKTLNEDDIIANIKVARDYSDFKMVDFIVENIVEQEEAKKSVYKQVDEVVAGNCIYLANTSCIPITRLGSYTKRSDKVIGVHFMNPVPVKNFAEVILGCQTSKDTQEKVFELLTHVGIEFEAIHDSAGFVSNRLSHLFMNEAAFLVYEGVAEPKQIDNIFKKAFGHKMGPLETAENDLIYGPN
- a CDS encoding ABC transporter ATP-binding protein, which produces MRTILSVKKLRKQFDDGKQKITNVLNDISFDVEEADFIAIMGPSGSGKSTLLYNISGMDQPSSGDVILEEKNIGELSQVELANIRLRKFGYVFQQPHLINSLTVRENIILAASVLNKQVDATIADKANELMKLTGIIELADRNTMSLSGGQAQRVSICRSFMNDPKLVFADEPTGSLNSKSSEEIMDLFVDINHKGSTIMLVTHDPLVAAKANQVWFLLDGVIYQKEFLGPWDKSQMSIINRKNKINDIMSEIEI
- a CDS encoding FtsX-like permease family protein — translated: MKRRIIWKELRKGKIICITLIVFIAMASGLFASATNLLYSLNNSLNTFSATAKTSHLLQMHSGNLDANAVKEFAKNNNSVEKYEIVNMLNIAGEDLYINSDGSSESKSVIDCALVAQNSQFDFLLNSKNNIASVKEGQALVPVYYKIKYNLRIGDPIKIKVGSDYITFKIADFVKDSEMNSSFVSSKRILVNRKDWNQVARKTGTLEYLIEFRIKDTNDIDAVETAYRDAKLPSSGATITYSEMKLLNALTDILTASLLIVVVVFLVIISVLCVRFAMLSSINQDYMDIAIMQGLGIPNKYIESIYFIKYSLITVIGCTIGYLVSFKLTPVVEQNLELYMGVADKGIVDYGLQILAIACIGCAIVLLCQKSIKRIEKVNTIKALQDNNEISSDKVIKRPSLFGRGGAWANFKLGIKYLLSYKKPYIVLLLIFTSLAFLVLLPVQITSTFKSNQFTSYMGVASSDLRVDFQQGGVAENAVKSALANDDNITDYQIFNTYLAKTDNSDGKPVTVNFETGDYSIFSLSCITGSLPKETNQVAVSYLLANDLGVKVGDKITFTISDHTYTYKVSGIYQDITNGGKSAKSIGSISNANVSRSVVNVNVSSEKKKQSVEDKLKSDFQAGKVTDISEYVNQSMGDIIAQFSLITMITIIIAILVTILTITIFMRTLIVRYKADIAVMKALGYKNNDIRSQYRTRIIIPLIIGLIIGSVLVLIAGQPLVSVFASSLGAPQIVFISNPFIVYGLFPISILVVAIVTIYLSSNLLNGIKLTQK
- a CDS encoding MFS transporter, with the protein product MISKSRFKYFLVIWVGQLISSIGSGLTSFGLNVYVFEKTGSALSCSLVTLCAFFPLVFFTPISGTIADKFSRAKLMLIGDFFSAMCLGGMFIMISMGINNIPAVCIWVFLSSCFAAILDPAYKAVVTDLLTPEEYSKAGGLVQLASSAKFLLSPIFAGLIYQIFGIYLILIIDMCTFFTTLFTVAYSGKVMNECQKIKDSKVQVIKDIVEGYKELTQTKGIKLLLILSIVITFYVGIIETMIKPMLLELTDSSTLGVILSLSAIGMLISSLVLGVKGIKKNYLKALSLSFLFMGITIAVIGCTTNIIWIAVIAFLFFLTIPVSNVCLDVLMRCNISKDTQGRAWGLISFISQLGYIIAYAISGVLADYVFNPLLYKNGALADSVGKILGTGSERGIALMLVICGISMVILSPLLKSGKSLKQMETNCLDYNVED
- a CDS encoding thioesterase II family protein, which encodes MSEMFYAIGESKCPIQIIMFPYLGGSGTSVMSLANEICAKIPVDIRVAFPPGHVGSDYALCDNSVQLIDLYYKNLITILKKDSILFGHSMGGTIAYFLAKKIAEKNPELTPKKLIFSAAAAPDHMKNKRLSDKENEIIFKEIKRIGTMPKELTDNQELVDYFASILRADYKILEEISEIEVQKIDIPTFFIMCHKDSLTSCQTILKWKDYLDSKISFYMMPADAGHMYLKKYKEVVADKIVSFLDLNSEEENDQ
- a CDS encoding ABC transporter permease, with the protein product MRLAIQNLRKHKKQYVSFGIMLFIAAFIINIALVLNSQNSDAYDKQFKKLKTADINILIPLAQDHDNLLNEIDNLKDIILTERHEGLYSKATIHDFAGTNFEMNTVFYRITDKRDINLLNVSNTVKNSKETIYIPEYVSKLGGFSTGNTMTYSIGKRNYSFSVGGTVSEMEYGNYGTNLIGAYLSKKTYKTLVSKHRSDLVAEYSVKLKNNANLDTVKKRISSLLADKKIALLTINNRKTTKQARSMISNLLIAIFIVIASIIFLISLFLSSFRIRNHIENELINMGVLKATGYTSSNIIMSEIIPYILTAAFASIAGTLISYTVLPSIADFLATQSGFSFTPVFDWSAILLSTGIMIIVTGVCTYFCARKIRRLEPINAIRGIDHKRTTKNHFPLATSKFSAKFSLILKQIFASLGQNVLLFILTFGIMTLLAFSGTLLYNVNFKPDNFLKTISDEMPSAIFTVNNQDDLKQLKTTLQNNDKVKKVLGYTSVSLNYANGAITSFVSEDFSRVNNNIVYKGKNPVKSDEVAVGSALSKQYKIGSKIKITNDNRSYNYTVTGYIQSINNQGIVCELTDVGYQKISQTTPKSLNVYLKKGTSAKDLIKKYKEKFPNMTSVNYEQLLANSSKMYGGIVSSVTVIIFIIAALVILLVMYIIINALITTRKQEFGIYKALGWSNRQLILQLALSFTPIISIAAIFSAIIDLNLVPIMNNAVWSMLGANKNHFEVSLAVLLAFAFMLIIINFIISVILARPIRKINPYSLLKE
- a CDS encoding ABC transporter ATP-binding protein; this translates as MDKQTIISARHLKKCFGKGDSMQTIYSDLDINIYKGDFTVIMGSSGAGKSTLMYSLSGMDKPDSGQIMFDGEDITQLTSDQLAKFRRKQCGFVFQQIYLMNQLSLMDNVITAGILTSKHRKEVVKRAEELFSLVNLPKQTQEKLPSLISGGEAQRAGIVRAVINTPNVLFADEPTGALNSANSKAVLDVFSSLHNRGQSIVMVTHDKESALRGNRIVYVKDGQISGECNLDDHTAPLKRKATFETFLLEMGW